The sequence below is a genomic window from Humulus lupulus chromosome 3, drHumLupu1.1, whole genome shotgun sequence.
AGGATAGGATAATTATTCTTCTGAACTTTGTAAAGATTAAGGTTAACTCATTCTAAAATAATATATTCAACTCCAAATAAAGAAAGATTAAATAAGAAGTAATGTGGATAGAAAATTCACATTCATATATAATTCCTCCAAAATAcatggagagagaaagagaggattACATATCAAATGATGAGTACTACAAGTAACACTACAACATCAACAAATGTCAGCAAACGTGTAAATCATAATAACTAAGGAGAAAGAGGCCTAAAACCCACTTTAGAAACCCCATTTCCCAAATGGGATTTTTGcccattaaataaataaaaaacattcTTCATCACTTGGAAAGAAGATGACCAAAACCAATACTCCAAGCCAAATCAAGAATTAACAACAAATGGGGCATTGGACCAAACCATTCTCATTACACTCAACACATCTCACCATCATAATCTTCCTCCGCTGCTGCTTCTGCTTCTCGTCCAAAACCTTACAGCTCCCATTACAAGCCATACACATGACAAATCTAAAGCCAGCACAACCTTCACAACCGCCGCCTAAAGCACTTTGCGGTATCCCATCAAACAAAGCACCCAACTTTCCTTCTTCCTCCAACTTCACAACCTGTTCAGCTCCCCCGATTAATCTACCTTTGACAAAAACCAATGGAACTTTCACTTGTGTTTTTCCCATTAGCTTCCTAAGTTCTTCCTTAAACCCCGAATCCATGGATATGTCGCGTTCCAACACGTGTATGAGGTGAGACTCAATGATCGATCTCACTTTGTTGCAATCCTCGAAAGTTTTCCTAATTCCCCTAAGTGTTGTGGTGTAAATCACCACGGCATTCTCTCCCCCCTTCGGGCAATTCTTAGTGAAAGATTGTAGTAGATTAGTAGTACTACTCTCCAAAGTCCTCGTTTTTCTCCGAGCTTTATTAGGCGATGGAGACACCATTCTCTTGATTTGCTCTCCTTCAACATTCAACTCTTTCTCGTAAGAAGCTACTAAATCTGGATCAAACAAAGGACTAAAGCTGTCCCTTTTCGGAGACCCTTTTGCCTGAAAACTCAAACTCAACACTGCCTTGGAAGATTTCTCACTGGAATTTCTCACTTTCAGTACCCCTCTGGGACTGTAATCTGACCGAACCACATAACCACTACCAACGGCGCCTTTATTATTCTCTTTCCCTCCCCCTCCTCCGACACTCTTTGACTTTCTCGGCGAACCAATCTGATTCAAGAACTTCAATGGACTTTTCGGATCCATATCCGCGAACCCACGAAGAAGAATAGCACGAGTTTTTGGACTCTTCTTGACTTGATTCGAAATGGGCATTCCTTCTTCTAAATCTTCCATAAGCTCCCAAGCATTAATAACCTCTGGCTTGTTTTCTCGAGTCGGCGACCTCTGAACTTTTTTAGTAATCTCCGTAACAACAGAGTCTTTAATGGGTTGCTTCCCATTGTCAAGATTAAGAACCCCATAAGTGCTTGAAGTCAGAGAAACAACATGGTTCATGTAGTCGCCGCCATTGTTGAGTATGATATCTCGCTTAAGCTCTTTCTTGAAGAGCTTGGATGAAACGCAACCCATTGATGAGTTGggtctacttcttcttcttct
It includes:
- the LOC133823917 gene encoding uncharacterized protein At3g28850 codes for the protein MGCVSSKLFKKELKRDIILNNGGDYMNHVVSLTSSTYGVLNLDNGKQPIKDSVVTEITKKVQRSPTRENKPEVINAWELMEDLEEGMPISNQVKKSPKTRAILLRGFADMDPKSPLKFLNQIGSPRKSKSVGGGGGKENNKGAVGSGYVVRSDYSPRGVLKVRNSSEKSSKAVLSLSFQAKGSPKRDSFSPLFDPDLVASYEKELNVEGEQIKRMVSPSPNKARRKTRTLESSTTNLLQSFTKNCPKGGENAVVIYTTTLRGIRKTFEDCNKVRSIIESHLIHVLERDISMDSGFKEELRKLMGKTQVKVPLVFVKGRLIGGAEQVVKLEEEGKLGALFDGIPQSALGGGCEGCAGFRFVMCMACNGSCKVLDEKQKQQRRKIMMVRCVECNENGLVQCPICC